A window from Culex pipiens pallens isolate TS chromosome 3, TS_CPP_V2, whole genome shotgun sequence encodes these proteins:
- the LOC120414640 gene encoding uncharacterized protein LOC120414640 isoform X1 has translation MPGATTRPRRRSSLTAVIFLITVGLGAKVGDAVDGTGTSKEEVQQVSPSQRYFDAVAPEDRENFIKYHLDKALEERYTDYVSRTQADFSFVNYGEPTPDRIASTPTPTTPPAWSSSNNLPSVVRLMFDTADHRSDVYINYVKYSLVCYSSGCIDPADIGNICCPF, from the exons ATGCCAGGGGCGACAACACGGCCCAGAAGAAGAAGCAGCTTAACGGCCGTAATCTTCCTGATTACCGTCGGATTAGGGGCGAAAGTTGGCGATGCCGTCGACGGGACTGGCACTTCCAAGGAGGAAGTGCAGCAAGTGTCACCGTCGCAGAGATATTTTGACGCTGTTGCACCGGAAG atcGAGAAAACTTCATCAAATACCACCTGGATAAAGCTTTAGAGGAACGGTACACGGACTACGTCAGCCGCACCCAAGCTGACTTTTCATTCGTCAATTATGGG GAACCTACACCCGATCGAATCGCATCAACACCAACACCAACAACACCACCCGCGTGGTCATCCTCAAACAACCTGCCAAGTGTGGTGCGGCTGATGTTCGACACGGCCGATCATCGTAGTGACGTTTACATCAACTATGTCAAGTACTCGCTGGTTTGCTACAGTTCCGGCTGCATCGATCCGGCCGACATTGGAAACATCTGTTGCCCGTTTTAA
- the LOC120414640 gene encoding uncharacterized protein LOC120414640 isoform X2, protein MPGATTRPRRRSSLTAVIFLITVGLGAKVGDAVDGTGTSKEEVQQVSPSQRYFDAVAPEDRENFIKYHLDKALEERYTDYVSRTQADFSFVNYGEPVEPPANFTTNLLNHFHTSYGLTDRDVYDLVLAHGVVCFPQGWCFDPDDVGTVCCPF, encoded by the exons ATGCCAGGGGCGACAACACGGCCCAGAAGAAGAAGCAGCTTAACGGCCGTAATCTTCCTGATTACCGTCGGATTAGGGGCGAAAGTTGGCGATGCCGTCGACGGGACTGGCACTTCCAAGGAGGAAGTGCAGCAAGTGTCACCGTCGCAGAGATATTTTGACGCTGTTGCACCGGAAG atcGAGAAAACTTCATCAAATACCACCTGGATAAAGCTTTAGAGGAACGGTACACGGACTACGTCAGCCGCACCCAAGCTGACTTTTCATTCGTCAATTATGGG GAACCGGTGGAACCGCCGGCCAATTTCACCACCAACCTGCTGAATCACTTCCACACCAGCTACGGGCTGACCGACCGGGACGTGTACGACCTGGTACTCGCGCACGGCGTCGTGTGCTTTCCCCAGGGCTGGTGCTTCGATCCGGATGACGTGGGCACTGTTTGCTGCCCGTTCTAA